Within Actinoplanes sp. L3-i22, the genomic segment ATCATCGTGCCCGCGCTGAACGAGGAGGCGGTGGTCGCCAACACGGTGAAAGCGGCCCTCGGCCTGCGCGGCCCGGCCGGCACGCTGGCCCGGGTCCTGGTGGTCGACGACGGCTCCGACGACCGTACGCCCGAGGTCCTCGCCGCCATCGACCACCCGCGCCTGCACGTGATGCGGCGCGACCTGCCCGAGGCCCGGCAGGGCAAGGGCGAGGCGCTGAACGCCGCCTACCGGTTCATCGCCCGGCTCACCGCCGACGAGGAGGTTCCCGCCGACCGCGTGGTGCTCGGCATCATCGACGGCGACGGCCAGGGCAGCGAGAACATCCTGAACGAGGTCGGCCGCCTGATGGGCGACAGCCGGGTCGGCGCGGTCCAGGTGCAGGTCCGGATCCGGAACCGCAACCGGCTCCTCGGCGCGGTGCAGGACCTGGAGTTCGGCGCGATCGTCGACGCCAGCCAGAACATGCGCAACGCGCTGGACACCGTCGGCCTCGGCGGCAACGGCCAGTTCAGCCGGCTCTCCACGCTGCTCTCGCTGGGCTCCGCGCCCTGGTCGGACTGCCTGGTCGAGGACATGGAGCTGGGCCTGCGGATGCACCTGCAGGGCGTGTCGATCCGCTACACGTCCCGGTCGTCGGTCACCCAGCAGGCGGTGGTCGACATCAAGCGGCTCACCCGGCAGCGCACCCGCTGGGCACAGGGCAACCTGCAGTGCGCCCGCTACCTCGGCCCGCTCTTCTCGTCCGGCAACATCGCCCGTACGTCATTGGTCGAGATTTTGCATTATCTGGTCTCCCCCTGGGCCAACGCGATCATCGCGGTCCTGCTCTCGCTGAGCGGCACCGCCGGTTTCCTCGGGCTGCTGATCGGCCACCCGGTGCCGTTCCTGCCCACCTGGACCGCGCTCGGCCTCAGCCTCGGCATCTGGCTGGTGGTGACCACCTTCCCGGGCCTGATCTGGGTGCTGGTGCACCGGACCAAGCGCGGCGACGAGTCGCTGACCCGGATGCTGCTCGCCGCGCTGGCCTACCCGGCGTTCCTGCTCCTCGGCCTGACCGCCACCTACCGGGCGCTGGGCCGCCAGCTGACCGGCAAGCAGTCCTGGGCCAAGACCGAGCGCCTCGTCGAGGAACCCCTCGCCCTCCAAGCCGCCTGATCCCGCAGGCGAGCAACACCAGCATCACCTCCCCCTGTAAGTGCAGTGAAGGAAGGCTCCCCCCACCATGTCCCTTCGCGAAGTCCACCTGATCGGCGGCACCCGCCCCGAGGCCGTCAAGCTCGCCCCGGTCGCTCTCGCCTTCCGCGAGGCCGGCCTGCTCACGCCGATCCTGCTGGCCAGCGGCCAGCACCCGACGATGGTCACCCAGGCGCTGACCGCGTTCGACCTCGAGCCGGACATCACGCTCACCGTCGACCGGTCCACCGGCACCCAGGCCGAGCTGCTCACCGCGATGATCCAGCAGCTCGACGAGCTCTGGTCGGTCCGCACCCCGGCCGCCGTGATCGTCCAGGGCGACACCACCACCAGCCTGGCCGGCGCGCTCGCCGCGTTCTGGCGCCGGATCCCGGTCGTGCACCTGGAGGCCGGGCTGCGCTCCGGGGACCTCGAGTCGCCGTTCCCGGAGGAGGGCAACCGCCGGCTGGTCGCCCAGGTCGCCGCGCTGCACCTGGCGCCGACGCCGCTGGCCGCGATGAACCTGCTGGACGAGAAGATCGCCGCCGGCGACGTGCTGATCACCGGCAACACCGTGGTGGACGCGGCCCTCGCGGTGGCGGCCCGGAAGCTGCCGTACGAGAACGCCGCCGTCGCCGCCGCCCGGGCCGAGAGCACCAAGCGCCTGGTCCTGGTCACCGCGCACCGCCGCGAGTCGTGGGGCGAGCCGCTGGACCGGATCCTCGGCGCGGTCCGGACGCTGATCGAGCGGTACCCGGACATCGAGGTGGTGCTGCCCAGCCACCCGAACCCGGCGGTCCGGTCCCAGGTGGACGCCGCGCTGGCCGGGGTGGAGCGGGTCACCGTCACCGACCCGCTGCCGTACCCGGACCTGGCCCGCCTGCTCTCCGAGGCCTACCTGGTGCTGACCGACTCGGGCGGCATCCAGGAGGAGGCGCCGTCGTTCGGCGTGCCGGCCCTGGTGCTGCGCGACGTCACCGAGCGGGTCGAGTCGATCCACGCCGGCTGCGCCAAGCTGGTCGGCTCCGACCCGGAGCTGATCGTCGCCGAGGCGTCCGCCCTGCTGGACAGCCGGGCCCGGCGGGACGCGATGACGGCCGGCGGCAACCCGTACGGCGACGGCCAGGCCGCCCGCCGCACCGCCCAGGCCACCGCGGCGCTCCTCGGGCTCGCCCCCGCGCCCGACGCCATGCCCGTGCAGCAGTCCACCGCCGAAATCGGAGCGAACGCGTGATGAGCAGCTCGAAGGTAACCCGGCGCACCCTGATCGCCGGCGGTGGCGCCGCCGCCGTGGCGGTCGCCGCCGGCATCGGCTTCAACACCGTGCAGGCCGACGCCGCGACCACCACCCCGGCCAACTCCGCCTCCGCGACCAAGACCGGCAAGGGCGGCCCGGGCGCCGGCTCGGCCAAGACCCTGGTCCTCTACGACACCACCGGCGACTACGGCTGGCTCGGCGAGGTCTACGCCACCCAGACCGCGAACCTGAGCTCGCGGTTCGGCGCCTGGACCGCCGCGCCGGTGGCGAAGTACCAGGCCGGCGACATGAGCGCCTACACCGCGGTGATCTATCTGGGCTCGACCTACGACGAGCCGCTGCCGGCCGCGTTCCTCACCGACGTGCTGGCCACCACCAAGCCGGTCACCTGGGTCTACGACAACATCTGGCAGCTGGCCGCGAAGGACGGGTTCGCCGCCAAGTTCGGCTTCGCCAGCGGCACCTTCGACTTCGCCGAGGTGACCGAGGTCGGCTACAAGGGCCGCAAGCTGACCCGGAGCACCGACAACAAGTCCGGGATCATGAACCTGTCGATCAGCGACAGCACCAAGGTCACCACGCTGGCCACCGCGGTCCGCGCGGACGGGACCAGCTTCCCGTGGGCGGTCCGGTCCGGGAACCTGACGTACGTCGGGGAGATCCCGTTCGCCTACGTCACCCACGACGACCGCTACCTGGCCTTCGCCGACCTGCTGTTCGACTCGCTGGGCGGCGGGACCACCGAGCGGCACCGGGCCCTGATCCGGATCGAGGACGTCGGCCCGGATGCCCAGCCGGAGGACCTGCGGGCCGTCGCCGACTACCTGGCCGCGCAGAACGTGCCGTTCAGCGTCGCGGTCTACCCGCGGTTCCGGGACCCGAAGGGCGTCGGCAACGGCAAGGCGCAGGACTACACGCTGCTCAACAAGCCGAAGGTGGTCGCCGCCCTCAAGTACATGCAGGCCAAGGGCGGCACGCTGATCATGCACGGCTACACCCACCAGTACGGCTCGGTGGCGAACCCGTACGACGGGGTCAGCGCGAACGACTTCGAGTTCTACAAGGCGCACGTCGACGCGAGCGACAACGTGATCTACGACGGCCCGGTCGCCGAGGACTCGACCGCGTGGGCCAGCGCCCGGATGCTCGCCTCCGGCGTGGTCTTCACGGCGGCCGGCCTGGGCGCCCCGAAGATCTTCGAGTTCCCGCACTACGCCGCGAGCGCGCCGGACTACGCGGCGGTCAACTCGCTGTTCGGCAAGCGCTACGACCGGGGCCTGTACTTCCCGGGCGTGCTGACCGGCGCCAAGTACGACTACGCGCGCCAGTTCGGGCAGTTCTTCCCGTACCCGGTGCGGGACGTCTACGGCTCGGTGGTCGTCCCGGAGAACGTCGGTAACGTGGAGACCGAGGCGTTCAACAACCACCCGGTCCGGCTGCCCGCCGACATCATCGCGTCGGCCGAGCGCAACCTGGTCGTCCGGGACGGCGTGGCAAGCTGCTTCTACCACGCGTACCTGGGCACCGATCACCTCAAGGACCTGGTGACCGGAGTCAAGGCACTCGGGTACTCGTTCGTCAGCGCCGATGCGGTGCTGAACGGCTGAGCCGGTCGTATCCGACGAGGCCGCCGTCCGGTTTGTCCGGGCGGCGGCCTTCGCCTGTCGGCTCGTCACTGCCAAGGAGACGCATATGGAAGTGGTGGACTTCTGGGTCCGCTCCTGGACCTCGGACGACCTGGTCGCCGCCCGGAAGGTGCTCACCCCGGACGTCGAGGTGGAGTGGAACCTGGACGCCCCGGTCGACGACGAGGAGCTGCTCCAGGTGCTGCACCGGATCGCCGCGTTCGCCGACGGCATCCGGGTCGCCGCGCGGACCGAGGC encodes:
- a CDS encoding glycosyltransferase encodes the protein MSASDGWLIAVAGYAILLAWPISTVILVWFAVHYQGTHRASVVNKALASGGGKPGYFWIIVPALNEEAVVANTVKAALGLRGPAGTLARVLVVDDGSDDRTPEVLAAIDHPRLHVMRRDLPEARQGKGEALNAAYRFIARLTADEEVPADRVVLGIIDGDGQGSENILNEVGRLMGDSRVGAVQVQVRIRNRNRLLGAVQDLEFGAIVDASQNMRNALDTVGLGGNGQFSRLSTLLSLGSAPWSDCLVEDMELGLRMHLQGVSIRYTSRSSVTQQAVVDIKRLTRQRTRWAQGNLQCARYLGPLFSSGNIARTSLVEILHYLVSPWANAIIAVLLSLSGTAGFLGLLIGHPVPFLPTWTALGLSLGIWLVVTTFPGLIWVLVHRTKRGDESLTRMLLAALAYPAFLLLGLTATYRALGRQLTGKQSWAKTERLVEEPLALQAA
- the wecB gene encoding non-hydrolyzing UDP-N-acetylglucosamine 2-epimerase; protein product: MSLREVHLIGGTRPEAVKLAPVALAFREAGLLTPILLASGQHPTMVTQALTAFDLEPDITLTVDRSTGTQAELLTAMIQQLDELWSVRTPAAVIVQGDTTTSLAGALAAFWRRIPVVHLEAGLRSGDLESPFPEEGNRRLVAQVAALHLAPTPLAAMNLLDEKIAAGDVLITGNTVVDAALAVAARKLPYENAAVAAARAESTKRLVLVTAHRRESWGEPLDRILGAVRTLIERYPDIEVVLPSHPNPAVRSQVDAALAGVERVTVTDPLPYPDLARLLSEAYLVLTDSGGIQEEAPSFGVPALVLRDVTERVESIHAGCAKLVGSDPELIVAEASALLDSRARRDAMTAGGNPYGDGQAARRTAQATAALLGLAPAPDAMPVQQSTAEIGANA
- a CDS encoding DUF2334 domain-containing protein, translating into MSSSKVTRRTLIAGGGAAAVAVAAGIGFNTVQADAATTTPANSASATKTGKGGPGAGSAKTLVLYDTTGDYGWLGEVYATQTANLSSRFGAWTAAPVAKYQAGDMSAYTAVIYLGSTYDEPLPAAFLTDVLATTKPVTWVYDNIWQLAAKDGFAAKFGFASGTFDFAEVTEVGYKGRKLTRSTDNKSGIMNLSISDSTKVTTLATAVRADGTSFPWAVRSGNLTYVGEIPFAYVTHDDRYLAFADLLFDSLGGGTTERHRALIRIEDVGPDAQPEDLRAVADYLAAQNVPFSVAVYPRFRDPKGVGNGKAQDYTLLNKPKVVAALKYMQAKGGTLIMHGYTHQYGSVANPYDGVSANDFEFYKAHVDASDNVIYDGPVAEDSTAWASARMLASGVVFTAAGLGAPKIFEFPHYAASAPDYAAVNSLFGKRYDRGLYFPGVLTGAKYDYARQFGQFFPYPVRDVYGSVVVPENVGNVETEAFNNHPVRLPADIIASAERNLVVRDGVASCFYHAYLGTDHLKDLVTGVKALGYSFVSADAVLNG
- a CDS encoding ester cyclase, with translation MEVVDFWVRSWTSDDLVAARKVLTPDVEVEWNLDAPVDDEELLQVLHRIAAFADGIRVAARTEALDGATLIYDLTAPFGTARLVEFLGIEDSRIIEIRHVYDVVAIDRYFPDLYKN